Below is a window of Candidatus Dependentiae bacterium DNA.
CACCGTTTATTATCCAGAGATTGGGGATCTGCTCAAACCGCAACTTGAGCAAATTAAGGATCCAAGCGAGTGGGACTATTTACTGTATCTTGAAACAACGCAATCTGGAAAATTAATTAATCAGCTCATTCCGAGTAACAGCCCTCGATTATTACAATATAAAATAGAACTTTTAAAAGTGGCGCTTAGCAAAAAAGCGCTCTTACTGGACATGGCTGAGCAAGATGCGATCGCAACTGGAGAAATTATTCATCATATTAGTTTGCGCGAAACGCTTCATATTTTAAAATTGCACTCCCCTGAGAAAAATAGTGAAACTGCCCACAAGATTTTTGGATTAAACCCACTTTTTGGCGGCTCGAATGAACCGGCACTCCTTGAAAAGTTAAACGAAACCGGAACCCTTATTATTCAAAATGTCCATCTGCTGGAACTCGAAACGCAAAACCATTTAGCAGAGTTTATGAAATATGGTTTTTATCGCCGCTTCAAAAGTGAGCAAAAATTATCAAGCACCGCGCGCATTATTTGCACAACGCAACTTGATATGATGCCGCTGGTACAATCAGGCAAATTCAGCGCCGAACTCTATAGCGAATTAAAGCAAGCAACACTCACCCTTCCTTCATTGCTCACCCTATCTGAGCATGAGCTTGCAGAACTCGCGCACGGATTTAGTGAACAGGCAATTAAAACACAGCCATTTAAAAATTTACTTGAACTGACCGATCAAGAAACGAACCGCATTATTTATAATCGCCCGGTCAGTTTGCATGAGTTTAAGGCCAAGATTGAGCAGTTCTTAGTAAACAAATCTAAAAAATCGCACATTTATCACGAAACGCAATTCGATCCTGCGTATAATGTTACCGATCCAGAATTGATCCAAGCGGCTCGCCTTGGTAAAAAAGCGCTCAAAGATCCGCGCATGATGTCTCTTCTATGGAACAAATTTGGTAATCAAAACCAAATTGCAACGTTCCTTGGCGTCAACCGCTCATCGGTGAACAGACGCTGTAAAGAATACAACTTAGAGTAAATCCAATTTAAAAAGGCTTGCCCGGCATAGCATAAGCAAAGCGAATGCGACGACGGGTGTAAAGATATAATTTAGAGTAACTTTGACGATTATTGTTCACCCTTGGTTTTGGTCTCTACAGTCCAATAAGCGAAACTACCTTTTTGATCAATTCCTGTATCCCTGGATCAAAGCTAAGGAAAACATCAATTGCCTCTTTACTCTTTGTTATATTAACCTGTTCCCCTTTGTGTTGCGCAATAAACGCCAAAAATGCTGCTTGAGGCAAAGTAATTTTTAGTGCAAGATCCTGTAATAAAAATAATGGTTTAAGATCGTAGAAATAAACTACTTTGCTATCCGGTAGATCGATTGATGCAAGAACAAGAGTCTCCCCTTTTGCATCAATGGCACCTACTTGAACACGATCCTTGAGTGGAAGTGAAGTAACAAGCTTACCTGTTGTTAAATCGTTTAACGAGATGCTGCCCGAAATTCTACGAAAACCACCCTCTTGCGATAAAGCAACGACGAATTTATTTAACGGATCGAAGACGATTTGAGAAACTTCTCCAGATATGAAAAATGGGGCTTTATAGCTTTTATCAGCTTCCATGTCATAAATCGTAATGCTATTTTGATCTTTTTTTGTATCGATAATGGTAGCAAACTGTCCGTTATTACTTAATCTAACATTGCCTATTTCTTTTTTGGCAAGAAGCATTTTTTCAATTTTTTCGCCGGTTTTAAGATTAACTTGAATAATTTCCCCGACCGCATTAGCAATGCTTAAATATTTATCATCATCAGAAAATGCCAGCGTTGAAAGAACACTGCCATTCGTTTTTAGCGAAACAGATATTGTTTCAGTTTTGGCAGTTGCGATCTCAAAAAGTATAATCTCGTATCCCTTTTCATCATCAATGTTGCCGCCTACAGCAATTTTTTTATTATCATGAGAAAAACAAAGTCCCGTTGGATTAAATGACAAAGATTTTTCTGCGGTGAGCCCCGTCGGCTTCTTTAGTGACCATAATTCCAGTTTTTTATTTATTGTTCCCACAGCAAACCATAATCCGTCAGTGCTCAAAGCATATGATATAATCCGGTTTCCTATTTTAATATCGACCCCATTTTTTGGGTCTTGAATAGTTTGAAAGCGGACTTTACCTAATGCTGACCCTTTATTAATCAAAACGACACTTTTTCCTGACGCGCTGAAAGCAATCGTGTCAAAATCAGCTTGAACTTGTTGAGACGATATTCGCCCGCCAGACAACGAACTCTGTATAGCCTCTTGCTTAATAAGCGCCGCTGCTATTCGTTCTTGTACTGTTTGTGGCAACACAAAAGATTTAACTGCCAGCGGATCAGTTTTTGCACGCTCCGTGATTCGTTTAAGCGCTTCCTGAATCAACGCTTCATCAAGTTTATCTATCCCCAGAAAATCTACCACTGCAATGAGTTGCTCTATTTCTGCCGTTGACTGCGTCGAAAGAAACTTCCTTAGCGCTGCCGAATTAGTTAAATATGGCAGAGCTTTAACCAATAAAGCAATTTGATATTTCGGTAATTTAGCCATGTTAAAAGAAGAAATAGTGTCAAGATTAAGCTTTTCAAATTCGACGATCTTATTCAATGCCTCTGAGTTGCGCATAATACTTTTAAAACTATCGCGAGCAATAGCAATCGGCCCATTTGCAGTGTTGATGGTAACTTTATCGCTTGATGATGGCGGTAATTCCATAGAAACCGCTTGTATAACTATCATGAGCGCACAAATAATACTTAATCTTTTCATAATATCCCTCGTTTATTTTTTTATTAATAATAGCAATCAGGGTCAAAGAAAAACAAGTTATATCAACACCATGAAAGAGGAATGAGCATACTCGCAAAAACGAGATTTATAATGAGTGCATAAAGAAAAGAAAGCGATTCTGGAACCTGCCGCCACACACGCCGCAAAGCAAATCCCAAAAGAACAAAAAAAGCTCCAAGATGCGCATTATAATAGGTTAATGAATCTGTTTGAGGGTTAAAGAAAAGAGTAAACACCAAGAAATTAATCGCCAGAAAGAGGGAACAGTCCCTTAAAAGATGCCACAAACGCCATCCACTTGCCATTGTTATCCTTGTCGTTATTTTTTACGATATTTCCAAAAGAGGATACAAAACAATACATACATCATCAAACCACGAATATCATTTGCAATAATATTGAATGGCAAATCAAGAATAAGCGCACCAAACAGTTCAAAAAGATTAGCGAGCGTGAGCAATGTAATAAATGCAAAACTGAAACCCTCGACCGATTTGGTTTGAATAATTTTAATAAGTTGTGGAAATAGATACAAAAATTGAGCCCAGAAACCGAACCACCCAAGAATTGAACCATAATAATAGGAATTATACATTACAAACGGAATTGAA
It encodes the following:
- a CDS encoding WD40 repeat domain-containing protein, whose protein sequence is MKRLSIICALMIVIQAVSMELPPSSSDKVTINTANGPIAIARDSFKSIMRNSEALNKIVEFEKLNLDTISSFNMAKLPKYQIALLVKALPYLTNSAALRKFLSTQSTAEIEQLIAVVDFLGIDKLDEALIQEALKRITERAKTDPLAVKSFVLPQTVQERIAAALIKQEAIQSSLSGGRISSQQVQADFDTIAFSASGKSVVLINKGSALGKVRFQTIQDPKNGVDIKIGNRIISYALSTDGLWFAVGTINKKLELWSLKKPTGLTAEKSLSFNPTGLCFSHDNKKIAVGGNIDDEKGYEIILFEIATAKTETISVSLKTNGSVLSTLAFSDDDKYLSIANAVGEIIQVNLKTGEKIEKMLLAKKEIGNVRLSNNGQFATIIDTKKDQNSITIYDMEADKSYKAPFFISGEVSQIVFDPLNKFVVALSQEGGFRRISGSISLNDLTTGKLVTSLPLKDRVQVGAIDAKGETLVLASIDLPDSKVVYFYDLKPLFLLQDLALKITLPQAAFLAFIAQHKGEQVNITKSKEAIDVFLSFDPGIQELIKKVVSLIGL